Within the Pseudomonadota bacterium genome, the region ATAGCACCCCGAAAAAGCGCAGCTTCGGCCCGCCGCCCAGGTGTCCGGCCCCCGGAGTCATTGACCGCCTCGGCCGATCGAGCCGGAGGCTGCTGATGGATGCGGGCTAAAGCCCCTTGTCCGCGATCCAGCGGTTGGTGAACTCGGCGCCTTTTTCGTAGAAGCGGCGGGTCTGTTGCTCGATGAAGCTCTCGATCATGCCGCCCACGAAGCGCACGTTGGCGCTGATCTCGATGGACGCGATACGCTCGACCTGCGCCTCGCCGCGCGGTTCGACCCACACCTCGCCCTGGGTCTTGACCTTGTCGGCGCCCGGGGCCTGCGCCGTGAAGCTGAACTTGCCCGTGGCCGGGTCGTAGACGCCGTCTTCGATGTAGCTCGTCACGTTGCCGAGCGCCTTCTGCACCGGTCCGGGGATCTTCGCTGGAGGGCTGTTGCGCGTCTTGCGCACGATGCTGCCGTCGGGCTTGCGTTCGAAGGCGAGCTGCGTCCAGTCGTCGAACTTCAGACGCTTGAACTGCTCGCGGTTGAACTCTTCATCGAAGAAGAGTTCCCAGAAGGTCGCCGGATTCGTGTTGAGGGTGTGTCGGATCGTGGTGTGCATGGCATGGGTTCCTGGTCACGAGCCCGGCGTGTCCTCGGTGCTCCTTGGGGGCTCGCTGGGTGGTTCATCTTGGTCGCCCTCGCGGCGTGCGGATTCGGGGGGGGTGGCGCCGCTCGGGTGCTCGGTCGGTTTGGCCCTGTGTTCGCGGCCGGTTTCGGCTCCAGCTGCTTCCGTCACGCGGACCAGCACGACCGTCACGTTGTCGTCGCCGCCCGCATCGTTGGCAAGCTTGACCAGCGCGTCTGCACAGCGCGCCATATCGCCCGCATGACCGTTACATACCTCGGCGATGTGCCGGTCCTCCACCTGGCCGCACAACCCGTCCGAGCACAACAGGTAGACGTCGCCCGGCTGGGCGATCTCTTTCGCCAGATCGACCGTGACGACGTCCTGCATGCCCAGCGCGCGCGTGATGACGTTCTTGGGCAGCAGGTCGGTAGCCTCCTTGGGCAGATTGGGCATCATGGCCAGGTAGTCGTTCACCAGCGAGTGATCCTCGGTCAGGCGAAGCAGGTCGCCATCGCGCAAGCGATAGGCTCGACTATCACCCACATGGGCCACGTACACCGCGCCGTTGTCCGCCGAGCACACGATGCCCACCACGGTCGTTCCCATGCCGTGCACGCTGCGGTCCGAGATCGAAGCGTTGAAGATCTGCTTGTTGGCCGTCATGATCGAGGCCTGCAGCCGGTTTTCCTCGGCGCTCAGCTTGGGGTCGAAGGGGAACGGCCAGGTGGCATCTTCGTTCTCGGTCGCCTCGAAGAACGACGCCATGGCGTCGGCAGCCATCTTGCTCGCGACGTCTCCCGCCTGGTGCCCGCCCATGCCGTCGGCCACCACAAAGAGGCCGTGCTTCTCCAGAATCAGGAAGCAGTCTTCGTTGTGCTCTCGCTGAAGCCCGACATCGGTACGCCCTACCGCGGTAACTTTCATCGGAATCGCCGCGCCGTCCTGGTCGAGCCGAGTGGCCGAGTCGAGCTGGGTAGTGGAGGATAAGACCACTGCTCAGGTTCCATTACGGCTACGTACATGTCAACCGAGCCACGTTGGGGGGCGAGCATAGCACGGACACTCGCGCCGCAGCCACACGCTCAAGCCGGGGGCCGGCGCGGCGCTGCTACGCGCTCAACATGCACAGGGGTCGAGACCACCGCGCCATCCCAACCCGAACCCATGTTCGGCACCAGTACCGCTTGCCCGGGATCGTGATCGATGGGCGTCGAGGGCTGGCGGTCGCCGGCAAGGCGGACTGGCCGGCTGCTGGTGCGGCTGCCCGCATGACGGGCGTCATCGGTTGCGGGCCCGAGGGCGCCACCCTTGGCGCGTGACGGTTGCAGGCACGAGCGACGGCCAGCGGCCCGGCTCGGCGAGGTAGCGGTAGCGCGCCCAGTGCGACACAACCCGTCGCACGTAGTTGCGGGTTTGGTCGATCGGTATCCGCTCGACGAACAAATCGGTGTCGAGCCTGCGAGCTCGCTTGAACCAGCCGCGCACGCGATGCGAGCCGGCGTTGTAGGCCGCGATGACCAGGACCGCCTGGCCTCGAAACTCGGCATGCAGCCGCGCGCATAGCTGGGCGCCGAGGCGGATATTGAAGGCGGGCTCGAACATGCGCTCGCGCTCGTAGGCGACACCCAGCGTCGCCGCTACCTTCTTGGCCGTCGCGGGAATCAACTGCAGCAGTCCGATCGCGTTGGCGTACGAGACCACCTCGGGCGCGAACCCGCTCTCCTGGCGCATGATCGCGTACAGCAGATCGGCCGGGAGGCGGTGGCGTCGCTCTGCAGCCACTACGTGCTGTTCGTAGGGTCGTGGATGCGCGGCTTGCCATACCCAGCGAGAGCGGCCTCGGGGAGGCTCCGAAAGGCCCTCTCGAGCGTGCGTCAGCACGAGCTCGAGGGGTCGCACCACCTCGCCGAGACGAGCGTAGGCCAGCACAAGCGCTTCGGTGTCGCGGCCCGGCGGGGCCCTGCGGCGCAAGGCGGCCTCCTGCGCTCTGAGCGCCCGTACCGCGTCGCTCGTGAGGCCCAGGTCGCGATAGAAGGCCGCGCCCCGGGGCAGCTCGGTCTCGCTCAAGGGGCTCGAGCTAGAGCTCGCCGACTTCGATTCCGGTGCCGCAACGGGTGAGCCGACGGCGCGGCCCAGCTGCTTGAGGCGCGCGCGAGCCAGGAGCGCATACCAGTGCAGCGGCTGCACGGTCAGGGCGCTCCGGAACGCCTCGATGGCTCCCCGGCGATCACCGCGCCGCTGCCGCGCCCTTGCCGACCAGTACAATCCTCGCGCCCGTACCAGCGCCCGTTTGGAGGTTCGCGCGTAGCGCTCGAACAGGCCGATCGCGCGCCGGTAGCGGCGAGCTTCGTAGGCCGCGAAGGCCAGTTGCCACAGGCCCTCGCGGGCAAGCTGGGAGGAGTGCTTTGCGCGCGGACCGGAGACGAAGCGCTGCATGGGGCGCAGCCTGGGAACGCGGGAGCGGAGAGCCAGCCAGGCGGCCAAGTACTCGGCGTGCGCGGCCCAGCGACTGTTGGGGTAGCGCCTGACGAGCCGGCGGTAGGCCGTCACGGCGGCCTGGTTCCGATCGCTGCGCGACAAGGCACGCGCCGCGTGAAACGCATCCCTGATTTCGAACGGGCCGCCGAGCCGCGCGGCGCGAGCCAGCACGCGGGCCGCCTGTCGATAATGCGCGCGAGTCCGGTACAGGGCCATGCCGCGCGTGTGCAACCAGCGGGCCAAATCCTGCCTGCTCGACGGAGGCGTCGCGGCATCCAGCTCGGACAGCGCCTGCCTCGGCCGAGCAAGCTCGAGCCAGCGCTGCGCGCGCTCGAGACGCTGCTCCCATCCGAATTCGAGCTTGGCACCCAGGCTCGTCAACTGGGATTCGATGGCGCCGGCGGCAGGGTGCTCGGGATTCGACGCAAGCAGGTTGCGCAGCTCGCCGATGCTCGCACCGGCTCGGCCTTGCCGCCACATGGCCTCGGCGACTGCGACGCGTGCCGCGACCGGATCCAGCCCGTGCTTGGAAGCCTCCATGAACGGCCGCAGCCGCTCGATCGCCGTCGCCGAGTAGCCGGTAGCGAGGGCACACTCGCCGCTCAACGCTCTCAGCATTGGATCCAGGTTCACGTGCTCGTCGAGCTCGGCACGCGCGAGCGCACATTGGCCCGTCCGAGCCAGCGCCCACGCCCGCCTGCGGCGTACATCGTCGCGCACGCGCGCAGGTAGCTGATCGAGCTCGGTCGGCAGGGTCTCGGCCACCGACTCGAACTTGCCCATGCCCTCCAGCAGGCGCGCCTTCAGATAGCGCGCGCGGGCTTCGAGCCGCACGCGCTCCGGTCCCGGAGGCGGAAAGCGCAGCAGCTCGAGCTCGGCAAACGCGCGCTCGTCGTGACCCTCACGCACAAGCTGCGCTACCGCCGCCAGCGGGTCGGCGGCCTGCGCCAGGGCACGCGGCATCGCGCCGATCAGAACGGTGCCGAGCACGCCGACTGCAACGCCTGTCGTTAGGGCTCGTAGCAAAATAGCCTGCCCACCTCACGGGCTCCAAACGCCGCTG harbors:
- a CDS encoding transglycosylase SLT domain-containing protein produces the protein MLGTVLIGAMPRALAQAADPLAAVAQLVREGHDERAFAELELLRFPPPGPERVRLEARARYLKARLLEGMGKFESVAETLPTELDQLPARVRDDVRRRRAWALARTGQCALARAELDEHVNLDPMLRALSGECALATGYSATAIERLRPFMEASKHGLDPVAARVAVAEAMWRQGRAGASIGELRNLLASNPEHPAAGAIESQLTSLGAKLEFGWEQRLERAQRWLELARPRQALSELDAATPPSSRQDLARWLHTRGMALYRTRAHYRQAARVLARAARLGGPFEIRDAFHAARALSRSDRNQAAVTAYRRLVRRYPNSRWAAHAEYLAAWLALRSRVPRLRPMQRFVSGPRAKHSSQLAREGLWQLAFAAYEARRYRRAIGLFERYARTSKRALVRARGLYWSARARQRRGDRRGAIEAFRSALTVQPLHWYALLARARLKQLGRAVGSPVAAPESKSASSSSSPLSETELPRGAAFYRDLGLTSDAVRALRAQEAALRRRAPPGRDTEALVLAYARLGEVVRPLELVLTHAREGLSEPPRGRSRWVWQAAHPRPYEQHVVAAERRHRLPADLLYAIMRQESGFAPEVVSYANAIGLLQLIPATAKKVAATLGVAYERERMFEPAFNIRLGAQLCARLHAEFRGQAVLVIAAYNAGSHRVRGWFKRARRLDTDLFVERIPIDQTRNYVRRVVSHWARYRYLAEPGRWPSLVPATVTRQGWRPRARNR
- a CDS encoding Stp1/IreP family PP2C-type Ser/Thr phosphatase — protein: MVLSSTTQLDSATRLDQDGAAIPMKVTAVGRTDVGLQREHNEDCFLILEKHGLFVVADGMGGHQAGDVASKMAADAMASFFEATENEDATWPFPFDPKLSAEENRLQASIMTANKQIFNASISDRSVHGMGTTVVGIVCSADNGAVYVAHVGDSRAYRLRDGDLLRLTEDHSLVNDYLAMMPNLPKEATDLLPKNVITRALGMQDVVTVDLAKEIAQPGDVYLLCSDGLCGQVEDRHIAEVCNGHAGDMARCADALVKLANDAGGDDNVTVVLVRVTEAAGAETGREHRAKPTEHPSGATPPESARREGDQDEPPSEPPRSTEDTPGS
- a CDS encoding DUF2505 domain-containing protein, which encodes MHTTIRHTLNTNPATFWELFFDEEFNREQFKRLKFDDWTQLAFERKPDGSIVRKTRNSPPAKIPGPVQKALGNVTSYIEDGVYDPATGKFSFTAQAPGADKVKTQGEVWVEPRGEAQVERIASIEISANVRFVGGMIESFIEQQTRRFYEKGAEFTNRWIADKGL